From the Oncorhynchus gorbuscha isolate QuinsamMale2020 ecotype Even-year unplaced genomic scaffold, OgorEven_v1.0 Un_scaffold_387, whole genome shotgun sequence genome, the window GTTGTGGTAATGTTGTCCATGTGGTTCGGCTGTGGTTGAGTCGGGGTCAGGGGTCGTGTTcttgttgtggtcatgttgtccATGTGGTTCGGCTGTGGTTGAGTCGGGGTCAGGGGTCGTGTTcttgttgtggtcatgttgtccATGTGGTTCGGCTGTGGTTGAGTCGGGGTCAGGGGTCGTGTTcttgttgtggtcatgttgtccATGTGGTTCGGCTGTGGTTGAGTCGGGGTCAGGGGTCGTGTTCTTGTTGTGGTCATGTCCATGTGGTTCGGCTGCTTTGCGCCGGGCGTTCAGCCCGTTCTTGGCCAGTTCGGGATTGTTGGGAGTCAACGACGACGGAGGAAGAGTTACGTCACTCAGCCCCATTGCATTCTGGATGCTGGTCAGACAATACTTCTTTCGACACTTAGGAAACGTGGCCCAACCTAGCCTGGTGA encodes:
- the LOC124018062 gene encoding uncharacterized protein LOC124018062; translated protein: MSIDVANRNGPALTPPASLSLRSSHNRDVSGGDVTRLGWATFPKCRKKYCLTSIQNAMGLSDVTLPPSSLTPNNPELAKNGLNARRKAAEPHGHDHNKNTTPDPDSTTAEPHGQHDHNKNTTPDPDSTTAEPHGQHDHNKNTTPDPDSTTAEPHGQHDHNKNTTPDPDSTTAEPHGQHYHNKNTTPDPDSTTAEPHGQHDHNKNTTPDPDSTTEDCNTTVNEDSLTKMNFDPDTKTHLDLKTNVNSDLESITNVTDDGDDISILSEKEMKIEEEERNKAVLKTPLPSPPPLL